A stretch of the Lolium perenne isolate Kyuss_39 chromosome 3, Kyuss_2.0, whole genome shotgun sequence genome encodes the following:
- the LOC127344675 gene encoding uncharacterized protein encodes MSNLLFSKKFLAKLTAIIRNFWWTGVQDDQTTRSLCLRAWADVCIEKKIGGLGIRNLQAINQGLILSTAWRLAKEPHSQLAQILKAKYHHDTSIWRAKPNIPKSAFWSAIIKVWRDKQMAPRVKTFAWRLLRKALPTGKRVSRYSKHINENCSRCGNLEDEMHMLFLCPFSKAAWYCYPWFIKTEFVAQHHPSVTDMIQTLLTSQHPEINVSTLYTFLWCLWKARNDTLFCRKASRPSQIYATSNAIIKGMNLEDNNSSHQQGNKNIQEPIQTLPPIPQAQHDDYFTGNVIYCDAAWKRQTGQDKTRAGLGVIIHMHDNQHLRQLHVAALSPPASSPLQAETYGLLLAIRLADLLQIQDPYYYTDNSVLASAAASPTVFKAPGHWENRPHLAAIQASPSFCCKKIAHINRCKNFKADHQARLALRIQNTSLAIRCLCSEAGQCPGRDILSVSSVDPFTLISVKCT; translated from the exons ATGTCCAACCTTCTTTTCTCAAAAAAATTTCTAGCTAAATTGACAGCGATTATCAGAAACTTTTGGTGGACAGGTGTTCAAGATGATCAAACAACTAGAAGCCTTTGCCTACGAGCATGGGCTGATGTTTGTATTGAAAAAAAAATTGGTGGTCTTGGTATTAGAAATTTGCAGGCAATTAATCAAGGACTTATCCTCTCAACAGCGTGGAGATTGGCTAAGGAACCACACAGCCAGCTAGCTCAGATCCTCAAGGCTAAGTACCATCATGATACATCCATTTGGAGAGCGAAACCAAATATACCTAAATCAGCCTTCTGGTCCGCAATTATTAAG GTTTGGCGGGACAAACAGATGGCACCAAGAGTCAAAACATTTGCATGGAGGCTACTAAGGAAAGCGCTTCCTACTGGTAAGAGGGTGAGTAGGTACTCTAAGCACATCAATGAAAACTGCTCTAGATGTGGTAATCTAGAAGATGAAATGCATATGCTATTCTTGTGCCCTTTTTCTAAGGCAGCATGGTACTGTTATCCTTGGTTCATTAAAACTGAATTTGTTGCTCAGCATCATCCATCAGTCACTGATATGATTCAAACTTTACTCACTTCTCAACATCCAGAAATAAATGTTAGTACACTTTACACATTCTTGTGGTGCCTTTGGAAAGCACGAAACGATACTCTATTTTGCAGGAAAGCAAGCAGACCTTCTCAGATATATGCAACATCAAATGCTATAATCAAGGGAATGAATCTAGAAGACAACAACTCCTCACATCAGCAAGGAAACAAGAACATACAAGAGCCAATCCAAACGCTTCCCCCAATTCCTCAAGCTCAGCATGATGATTATTTCACAGGGAATGTCATCTATTGTGACGCGGCCTGGAAAAGACAAACAGGGCAAGACAAGACCCGAGCTGGACTTGGCGTCATCATACACATGCATGACAATCAACACCTCCGGCAACTACATGTTGCAGCGCTCTCTCCGCCAGCTTCCTCGCCTCTACAAGCAGAGACATATGGGCTGCTTCTAGCAATAAGGCTAGCAGATCTTCTACAGATTCAGGATCCTTACTATTACACTGACAATTCAGTGTTAGCATCGGCGGCAGCATCTCCAACTGTATTCAAAGCTCCAGGACACTGGGAGAACAGGCCACATCTTGCAGCAATCCAGGCTTCTCCATCATTTTGCTGCAAAAAAATAGCTCATATTAATAGGTGTAAAAATTTCAAAGCAGACCATCAGGCTCGTTTAGCTCTTAGAATTCAGAATACTTCTTTGGCTATTCGATGCTTATGCTCCGAAGCAGGTCAATGTCCTGGCAGGGACATCCTTTCTGTATCTAGCGTGGATCCTTTCACGCTTATCTCTGTAAAATGCACTTAA